The Sylvia atricapilla isolate bSylAtr1 chromosome 12, bSylAtr1.pri, whole genome shotgun sequence genome has a segment encoding these proteins:
- the CDH1 gene encoding cadherin-1 isoform X2, protein MGRRAGCLVPLCLLLLQCGHGAASCRRGFTSGTFALTVPRDSVEAGQALGRVSFEDCGELRRSALLPDDRRFKVSRDGTISATRPLQLQQREITFSVHAWDNVGKKHSARVTLHRRRRHQRQHDKQMQQDTVPDVLIFPEHERGLRRQKRDWVIPPINCPENERGPFPKNLVQIKSNKDKETKVFYSITGQGADTIPVGVFIIERETGWLKVTKPLDREKKDKYVLYSHAVSANGQPVEDPMEIIITVTDQNDNAPQFTQQVFVGYIEENAKPGTSVMTVNATDADDAVNVNNGIVAYSILSEEPKGAQPMFTIDAEKGIISVIGTGLDRETTPNYTLIIQAADMEGMGLTNTATAIIKVTDANDNPPVFNPTMYEDSVDENEAGVLVARLYVTDQDLPGSPAWNAVYRIQSGDPQGEFEITTDPKTNDGLLKTAKGLDYETQRRYTLVVSVENEVPFTVNINPATATVLVLVRDVNEAPIFIPPVKQVQVMEDVPKGYQVTSYTAQDPDKDQSQKITYRMGSDPAGWLAIDPENGIVTAAQPLDRESAHAFNSTYKAIILAVDNGSPHDATGTGTLVLLLQDVNDNGPVPEPRSFDICSRQPEEQRLKIIDKDLPPNTHPFKAELMHGSSSNWTVQLENPDHVVLRMKKELEPGEYSIFLKLLDNQNKEQITPVRAQVCSCEGPAKNCERRAYISGGMGVPAILGILGGILALLILLLLLLLFVKRRKVVKEPLLPPEDDMRDNVYHYDEEGGGEEDQDYDLSQLHRGLDARPEVIRNDVAPPLMAAPQYRPRPANPDEIGNFIDENLKAADTDPTAPPYDSLLVFDYEGSGSEATSLSSLNSSASDGDQDYDYLNDWGGRFRKLAELYGGGEEDD, encoded by the exons ATGGGGCGGCGGGCGGGTTGCTTGGTCCCGCTctgtctcctcctgctccag TGCGGGCATGGGGCAGCGTCCTGCCGGCGCGGCTTCACCTCCGGGACCTTTGCTCTGACGGTGCCGCGGGACAGCGTGGAGGCGGGACAGGCTCTGGGACGAG TGAGCTTTGAGGACTGTGGTGAGCTGCGCCGTTCCGCCCTCCTCCCGGATGACAGGCGCTTCAAGGTGAGCAGGGATGGCACCATCTCTGCCACTCGGCCCCTGCAACTCCAGCAGCGGGAGATCACCTTTAGTGTGCACGCCTGGGACAACGTGGGCAAAAAGCATTCAGCCAGGGTGACCCTGCACCGCCGCCGGCGGCACCAGCGCCAGCACGACAAGCAGATGCAGCAG GACACAGTGCCCGATGTGCTGATCTTCCCGGAGCATGAGCGCGGCCTCCGGAGGCAGAAGAGGGACTGGGTCATCCCCCCCATCAACTGCCCTGAGAATGAGCGAGGGCCATTCCCCAAGAACCTGGTGCAG ATCAAATCCAACAAGGACAAGGAGACCAAGGTTTTCTACAGCATCACGGGGCAGGGAGCAGACACCATCCCTGTGGGTGTCTTCATCATCGAGCGGGAGACGGGGTGGCTGAAGGTGACAAAACCCCTGGATCGTGAGAAGAAGGATAAATATGTG ctctACTCCCACGCTGTGTCAGCCAACGGGCAGCCCGTGGAGGACCCCATGGAGATCATCATCACTGTCACTGATCAGAATGACAACGCGCCCCAGTTCACCCAGCAAGTTTTTGTCGGCTACATTGAGGAGAACGCAAAGCCAG GCACATCTGTGATGACCGTGAATGCTACGGATGCAGATGATGCGGTCAATGTGAACAATGGCATCGTTGCCTACTCCATCCTCAGCGAGGAGCCCAAGGGTGCCCAGCCCATGTTCACCATCGATGCCGAGAAGGGCATCATCAGTGTCATTGGCACAGGACTGGACCGGGAG ACCACTCCCAACTACACGCTGATCATCCAGGCTGCAGACATGGAGGGCATGGGCCTGACCAACACTGCCACCGCCATCATCAAAGTCACTGATGCCAATGACAATCCTCCTGTCTTCAACCCCACCATG TATGAGGACTCAGTGGATGAGAATGAGGCGGGAGTGCTGGTTGCCCGGCTATATGTGACAGACCAGGACCTGCCAGGCTCACCAGCCTGGAACGCCGTCTACCGCATCCAGAGCGGAGACCCGCAGGGTGAATTTGAGATCACCACTGACCCCAAAACTAACGATGGGCTCCTGAAAACTGCCAAG GGCCTGGATTATGAGACCCAGAGGCGGTACACGCTCGTGGTGTCAGTGGAGAACGAGGTCCCCTTCACCGTGAACATCAatcctgccacagccactgtCCTGGTGCTGGTCAGGGACGTGAACGAAGCCCCCATCTTCATACCCCCAGTCAAGCAGGTGCAGGTGATGGAGGATGTGCCAAAGGGATACCAGGTCACCTCCTACACAGCCCAGGACCCCGACAAGGACCAGAGCCAGAAAATAAC GTATCGCATGGGCAGCGACCCTGCGGGGTGGTTGGCCATTGACCCTGAGAACGGCATCGTCACGGCAGCCCAGCCACTGGACCGGGAGTCGGCACATGCCTTCAACAGCACCTACAAGGCCATCATCTTGGCCGTGGACAATG GGTCACCACATGATGCCACCGGCACGGGGACGCTCGTCCTCCTGCTTCAGGATGTGAATGACAATGGGCCCGTGCCAGAGCCCCGGAGCTTTGACATCTGCAGCCGGcagcctgaggagcagaggctgaagATCATCGACAAGGACCTGCCCCCCAACACCCACCCCTTCAAGGCAGAGCTGATGCATGGCTCCAGCAGCAACTGGACTGTCCAACTGGAGAATCCAG ACCATGTGGTGCTGAGGATGaagaaggagctggagccaggCGAGTACAGTATCTTCCTGAAGCTGCTGGATAATCAGAACAAGGAGCAGATCACGCCGGTGCGAGCCCAGGTCTGCAGCTGTGAGGGGCCAGCCAAGAACTGTGAGCGGCGAGCGTACATCTCTGGTGGCATGGGTGTGCCTGCCATCCTGGGCATCCTGGGGGGCatcctggcactgctca tcctcctgctgctgctgctgctcttcgtaaagaggaggaaggtggtGAAGGAACCACTGCTCCCACCCGAGGATGACATGAGGGACAACGTGTACCACTATGACGAGGAGGGTGGTGGCGAGGAGGACCAG GACTATGACCTGAGCCAGCTGCACCGGGGGCTGGACGCGCGGCCCGAGGTGATCCGCAATGACGTGGCCCCTCCACTCATGGCGGCCCCCCAGTACCGACCCCGCCCCGCCAACCCCGACGAGATCGGCAACTTCATCGACGAG AACCTGAAGGCGGCCGACACTGACCCCACGGCCCCTCCCTATGACTCGCTGCTGGTGTTTGACTACGAGGGCAGCGGCTCGGAGGCCACCTCGCTCAGCTCCCTCAACTCCTCCGCCTCCGACGGCGACCAGGACTACGACTACCTCAACGACTGGGGCGGCCGCTTCCGCAAGCTGGCCGAGCTCTACGGCGGCGGCGAGGAGGACGATTAG
- the CDH1 gene encoding cadherin-1 isoform X1, which translates to MGRRAGCLVPLCLLLLQVSHGMGRQDPAWDPAETLPGAAGPCSGPCPVLRSLSGQCGHGAASCRRGFTSGTFALTVPRDSVEAGQALGRVSFEDCGELRRSALLPDDRRFKVSRDGTISATRPLQLQQREITFSVHAWDNVGKKHSARVTLHRRRRHQRQHDKQMQQDTVPDVLIFPEHERGLRRQKRDWVIPPINCPENERGPFPKNLVQIKSNKDKETKVFYSITGQGADTIPVGVFIIERETGWLKVTKPLDREKKDKYVLYSHAVSANGQPVEDPMEIIITVTDQNDNAPQFTQQVFVGYIEENAKPGTSVMTVNATDADDAVNVNNGIVAYSILSEEPKGAQPMFTIDAEKGIISVIGTGLDRETTPNYTLIIQAADMEGMGLTNTATAIIKVTDANDNPPVFNPTMYEDSVDENEAGVLVARLYVTDQDLPGSPAWNAVYRIQSGDPQGEFEITTDPKTNDGLLKTAKGLDYETQRRYTLVVSVENEVPFTVNINPATATVLVLVRDVNEAPIFIPPVKQVQVMEDVPKGYQVTSYTAQDPDKDQSQKITYRMGSDPAGWLAIDPENGIVTAAQPLDRESAHAFNSTYKAIILAVDNGSPHDATGTGTLVLLLQDVNDNGPVPEPRSFDICSRQPEEQRLKIIDKDLPPNTHPFKAELMHGSSSNWTVQLENPDHVVLRMKKELEPGEYSIFLKLLDNQNKEQITPVRAQVCSCEGPAKNCERRAYISGGMGVPAILGILGGILALLILLLLLLLFVKRRKVVKEPLLPPEDDMRDNVYHYDEEGGGEEDQDYDLSQLHRGLDARPEVIRNDVAPPLMAAPQYRPRPANPDEIGNFIDENLKAADTDPTAPPYDSLLVFDYEGSGSEATSLSSLNSSASDGDQDYDYLNDWGGRFRKLAELYGGGEEDD; encoded by the exons ATGGGGCGGCGGGCGGGTTGCTTGGTCCCGCTctgtctcctcctgctccaggtgagccACGGAATGGGGCGGCAGGACCCTGCCTGGGACCCCGCCGAGACCCTACCCGGGGCAGCGGGACCTTGCTCGGGACCGTGCCCGGTGCTAAGGTCTCTCTCCGGGCAGTGCGGGCATGGGGCAGCGTCCTGCCGGCGCGGCTTCACCTCCGGGACCTTTGCTCTGACGGTGCCGCGGGACAGCGTGGAGGCGGGACAGGCTCTGGGACGAG TGAGCTTTGAGGACTGTGGTGAGCTGCGCCGTTCCGCCCTCCTCCCGGATGACAGGCGCTTCAAGGTGAGCAGGGATGGCACCATCTCTGCCACTCGGCCCCTGCAACTCCAGCAGCGGGAGATCACCTTTAGTGTGCACGCCTGGGACAACGTGGGCAAAAAGCATTCAGCCAGGGTGACCCTGCACCGCCGCCGGCGGCACCAGCGCCAGCACGACAAGCAGATGCAGCAG GACACAGTGCCCGATGTGCTGATCTTCCCGGAGCATGAGCGCGGCCTCCGGAGGCAGAAGAGGGACTGGGTCATCCCCCCCATCAACTGCCCTGAGAATGAGCGAGGGCCATTCCCCAAGAACCTGGTGCAG ATCAAATCCAACAAGGACAAGGAGACCAAGGTTTTCTACAGCATCACGGGGCAGGGAGCAGACACCATCCCTGTGGGTGTCTTCATCATCGAGCGGGAGACGGGGTGGCTGAAGGTGACAAAACCCCTGGATCGTGAGAAGAAGGATAAATATGTG ctctACTCCCACGCTGTGTCAGCCAACGGGCAGCCCGTGGAGGACCCCATGGAGATCATCATCACTGTCACTGATCAGAATGACAACGCGCCCCAGTTCACCCAGCAAGTTTTTGTCGGCTACATTGAGGAGAACGCAAAGCCAG GCACATCTGTGATGACCGTGAATGCTACGGATGCAGATGATGCGGTCAATGTGAACAATGGCATCGTTGCCTACTCCATCCTCAGCGAGGAGCCCAAGGGTGCCCAGCCCATGTTCACCATCGATGCCGAGAAGGGCATCATCAGTGTCATTGGCACAGGACTGGACCGGGAG ACCACTCCCAACTACACGCTGATCATCCAGGCTGCAGACATGGAGGGCATGGGCCTGACCAACACTGCCACCGCCATCATCAAAGTCACTGATGCCAATGACAATCCTCCTGTCTTCAACCCCACCATG TATGAGGACTCAGTGGATGAGAATGAGGCGGGAGTGCTGGTTGCCCGGCTATATGTGACAGACCAGGACCTGCCAGGCTCACCAGCCTGGAACGCCGTCTACCGCATCCAGAGCGGAGACCCGCAGGGTGAATTTGAGATCACCACTGACCCCAAAACTAACGATGGGCTCCTGAAAACTGCCAAG GGCCTGGATTATGAGACCCAGAGGCGGTACACGCTCGTGGTGTCAGTGGAGAACGAGGTCCCCTTCACCGTGAACATCAatcctgccacagccactgtCCTGGTGCTGGTCAGGGACGTGAACGAAGCCCCCATCTTCATACCCCCAGTCAAGCAGGTGCAGGTGATGGAGGATGTGCCAAAGGGATACCAGGTCACCTCCTACACAGCCCAGGACCCCGACAAGGACCAGAGCCAGAAAATAAC GTATCGCATGGGCAGCGACCCTGCGGGGTGGTTGGCCATTGACCCTGAGAACGGCATCGTCACGGCAGCCCAGCCACTGGACCGGGAGTCGGCACATGCCTTCAACAGCACCTACAAGGCCATCATCTTGGCCGTGGACAATG GGTCACCACATGATGCCACCGGCACGGGGACGCTCGTCCTCCTGCTTCAGGATGTGAATGACAATGGGCCCGTGCCAGAGCCCCGGAGCTTTGACATCTGCAGCCGGcagcctgaggagcagaggctgaagATCATCGACAAGGACCTGCCCCCCAACACCCACCCCTTCAAGGCAGAGCTGATGCATGGCTCCAGCAGCAACTGGACTGTCCAACTGGAGAATCCAG ACCATGTGGTGCTGAGGATGaagaaggagctggagccaggCGAGTACAGTATCTTCCTGAAGCTGCTGGATAATCAGAACAAGGAGCAGATCACGCCGGTGCGAGCCCAGGTCTGCAGCTGTGAGGGGCCAGCCAAGAACTGTGAGCGGCGAGCGTACATCTCTGGTGGCATGGGTGTGCCTGCCATCCTGGGCATCCTGGGGGGCatcctggcactgctca tcctcctgctgctgctgctgctcttcgtaaagaggaggaaggtggtGAAGGAACCACTGCTCCCACCCGAGGATGACATGAGGGACAACGTGTACCACTATGACGAGGAGGGTGGTGGCGAGGAGGACCAG GACTATGACCTGAGCCAGCTGCACCGGGGGCTGGACGCGCGGCCCGAGGTGATCCGCAATGACGTGGCCCCTCCACTCATGGCGGCCCCCCAGTACCGACCCCGCCCCGCCAACCCCGACGAGATCGGCAACTTCATCGACGAG AACCTGAAGGCGGCCGACACTGACCCCACGGCCCCTCCCTATGACTCGCTGCTGGTGTTTGACTACGAGGGCAGCGGCTCGGAGGCCACCTCGCTCAGCTCCCTCAACTCCTCCGCCTCCGACGGCGACCAGGACTACGACTACCTCAACGACTGGGGCGGCCGCTTCCGCAAGCTGGCCGAGCTCTACGGCGGCGGCGAGGAGGACGATTAG
- the LOC136366394 gene encoding B-cadherin-like: protein MRGPRSGLCPLSISILLLSPLLPAAALSPAPPCVLPGLRRGPLPAPGSSGGCTGPFNTEEAHVGVREDGGPGRLPAVGRVLPVPPRDAGSPQSAAGQPDPAPIPAESRRSPQELPRVRAALRRQKRDWVIPPIKVPENERGPFPKKLVQIKSNRDRDTKIFYSITGQGADAPPEGIFTIEKESGWMKVTQPLDREHIDKYHLFSHAVSENGKPVEEPMEIIVTVTDQNDNKPQFTQEVFRGSVPEGALPGTSIMQVTATDADDSVETYNGVIAYSILSQEPREPHPQMFTVNRATGTLSVIASGLDRERVREYTLTVQAADLDGEGLTTTALAVIEIADVNDNAPEFDPKMYEVAVPENVAGREVARLAVTDLDEPGTPAWRAVYSILRGNDGGVFAIATDPATNEGVLRTAKGLDYEAKQQFVLHVAVANEVPFVVKLPMATATVTVTVEDVNEAPVFVPPVQLATVSEDVPPGQTLATCTAQDPDKAQGQRIKYVVGHDPAGWLAVHPENGLVTAQDHLDRESPFVKNSTYMAVLLAVDDGSPPATGTGTLLLTLLDVNDNGPEAEPRDITVCQRSPQPQLLTITDRDLPPNTGPFRAELTHGSGDSWAVEVGDTGDTVTLQLVAPLEPDTYSIYLRLLDQPGRAQVTIVTARVCACEGLAQGCPQRPQPVTALPFVLATLGALLALLLILLLLLLFVRRRKVTKEPLLLPEDDTRDNIFYYGEEGGGEEDQNYDLRQLHRGLDARPEVIRNDVAPTLLPAPQYRPRPANPDDIGTFIDENLKAADTDPTAPPYDSLLVFDYEGSGSEATSLSSLNSSASDGDQDYDYLNDWGGRFRKLAELYGGGEEDD, encoded by the exons ATGCGGGGGCCGCGCTCCGGGCTCTGCCCGctctccatctccatcctcctcctctccccgctCCTGCCGGCGGCCGCCctctccccggccccgccgtgcgTCCTCCCGGGGCTGCGCCGCGGGCCGCTCCCCGCACCAG GGAGCTCCGGAGGCTGCACGGGGCCATTCAACACGGAGGAGGCCCATGTCGGGGTGCGGGAGGATGGGGGCCCTGGGCGGCTACCGGCGGTGGGCAGGGTGCTCCCTGTACCCCCTCGAGATGCTGGTTCCCCCCAGTCTGCCGCTGGCCAGCCAGACCCTGCCCCAATTCCCGCCGAGAGCAGGCGCTCCCCCCAG GAGCTCCCCAGGGTTCGTGCTGCTCTCAGGAGGCAGAAGAGGGACTGGGTGATCCCCCCCATCAAGGTTCCTGAAAATGAGAGGGGCCCCTTCCCCAAAAAGCTGGTTCAG aTCAAATCCAACCGGGACAGAGACACCAAGATCTTCTACAGCATCACAGGGCAGGGTGCAGATGCCCCGCCTGAGGGCATCTTCACCATTGAGAAGGAGTCAGGCTGGATGAAAGTGACACAGCCACTGGACCGTGAGCACATCGACAAGTACCAC CTCTTCTCCCACGCCGTGTCTGAGAATGGGAAGCCGGTGGAGGAGCCGATGGAGATCATTGTGACAGTGACAGACCAGAATGACAACAAGCCTCAGTTCACACAGGAGGTGTTCAGGGGCTCTGTGCCAGAGGGAGCTCTGCCAG GCACCTCCATCATGCAGGTGACAGCCACAGACGCAGATGATTCGGTGGAGACCTACAATGGTGTCATCGCCTACTCCATCCTCAGCCAGGAGCCACGGGAGCCCCATCCCCAGATGTTCACTGTCAACCGTGCCACTGGCACCCTCAGTGTCATTGCCAGTGGCCTCGACAGGGAG CGTGTGCGGGAGTACACCCTGACCGTGCAGGCAGCTGACCTGGATGGTGAGGGGCTGACCACCACAGCGCTGGCCGTCATCGAGATCGCTGATGTCAATGACAATGCCCCCGAGTTTGATCCCAAAATG TACGAGGTGGCCGTGCCAGAGAACGTGGCTGGGCGGGAGGTGGCCAGGCTGGCTGTCACTGACCTGGACGAGCCTGGCACACCGGCATGGCGAGCTGTCTACTCCATCCTGCGTGGCAACGACGGGGGTGTCTTTGCCATCGCCACTGACCCTGCCACCAACGAGGGCGTCCTCCGCACCGCCAAG GGTCTGGACTATGAGGCCAAGCAGCAGTTTGTGCTCCATGTGGCAGTGGCCAACGAGGTCCCCTTTGTCGTGAAGCTGCCAATGGCCACTGCTACGGTGACAGTCACTGTGGAGGATGTCAATGAGGCCCCGGTGTTTGTGCCGCCGGTGCAGCTGGCCACGGTGTCGGAGGATGTGCCACCGGGGCAGACCCTCGCCACCTGCACGGCCCAGGACCCTGACAAGGCACAGGGCCAGAGGATCaa gtACGTGGTGGGGCATGACCCAGCAGGCTGGCTGGCTGTGCACCCCGAGAACGGCCTGGTGACCGCGCAGGACCACCTGGACCGCGAGTCCCCCTTCGTCAAGAACAGCACCTACATGGCcgtgctgctggctgtggatGATG GCTCACCGCCGGCCACGGGCACGGGAACTCTACTCCTCACCCTGCTCGATGTGAACGACAACGGCCCTGAGGCTGAGCCACGGGACATCACCGTCTGCCAGCGcagtccccagccccagctcctcaccATCACCGACCGGGACCTGCCCCCCAACACCGGCCCCTTCCGCGCCGAGCTCACCCACGGCTCAGGGGacagctgggctgtggaggTGGGGGACACAG gtgacacagtgacactgcagcTGGTGGCACCGCTGGAGCCGGACACCTACAGCATTTACCTGCGGCTGCTGGACCAGCCGGGCAGAGCCCAAGTGACCATTGTCACCGCACGGGTCTGCGCCTgtgaggggctggcacagggctgtccccagagaCCCCAGCCTGTCACCGCCCTACCTTTTGTCCTCGCCACCCTGGGCGCCTTACTGGCCCTGCTGC tcatcctgctgctgctgctcctcttcgtgaggaggaggaaggtgacGAAGGagccgctgctgctgcccgaAGATGACACAAGGGACAACATCTTCTACTATGGGGAGGAGGGTGGCGGCGAGGAGGACCAG AACTATGACCTGCGGCAGCTGCACCGGGGGCTGGACGCGCGGCCCGAGGTGATCCGCAATGACGTGGCCCccaccctcctgccagccccccAGTACCGACCCCGCCCCGCCAACCCCGATGACATCGGCACCTTCATCGACGAG AACCTGAAGGCGGCCGACACGGACCCCACGGCCCCTCCCTATGACTCGCTGCTGGTGTTTGACTACGAGGGCAGCGGCTCGGAGGCCACCTCGCTCAGCTCCCTCAATTCCTCCGCCTCCGACGGCGACCAGGACTACGACTACCTCAACGACTGGGGCGGCCGCTTCCGCAAGCTGGCCGAGCTCTACGGCGGCGGCGAGGAGGACGATTAG
- the LOC136366392 gene encoding cadherin-1-like — translation MTPCTFTLLLLLLDTLIFPEYGHGLRGQKRDWIIPPINCPENDQGPFPKNLVQIKSNKDKETKVFYSITGQGADTIPVGVFIIERETGWLKVTKPLDREKKDKYVLYSHAVSANGQPVEDPMEIIITVTDRNDNAPQFTQKVFRASVLVGAEPGTSVLRVLATDADDSVNSNGVVTYSILSQVPEKPQPGMFTIDSSSGLISVAKLGLVAEAVPEYTLEIQAADQEGYGLRDTATVHITVQADGMSEVGNGTLTTHVLNTASGLPAAGLAVRLAQLQEPGQQWTELVQRRTDVDGRCQPLLEPGQAKSGTYKLHFETAEYWQGQGQTSFYPFVEVVFIITDPAQKLHVPLLISPYSYTTYRGS, via the exons ATGACACCCTGCACcttcaccctcctcctcctcctgctg GACACGCTGATCTTCCCGGAGTATGGACACGGCCTCCGGGGGCAGAAGAGGGACTGGATCATCCCCCCTATCAACTGCCCTGAGAATGACCAGGGTCCATTCCCCAAGAACCTGGTGCAG ATCAAATCCAACAAGGACAAGGAGACCAAGGTTTTCTACAGCATCACGGGGCAGGGAGCAGACACCATCCCTGTGGGTGTCTTCATCATTGAGCGGGAGACGGGGTGGCTGAAGGTGACAAAACCCCTGGATCGTGAGAAGAAGGATAAATATGTG ctctACTCCCACGCCGTGTCAGCCAACGGGCAGCCCGTGGAGGACCCCATGGAGATCATCATCACTGTCACTGATCGGAATGACAACGCGCCCCAGTTCACCCAGAAAGTTTTCCGGGCCTCTGTGCTGGTGGGAGCTGAGCCAG GCACATCAGTCCTGCGGGTGCTGGCCACTGATGCAGACGACTCCGTGAACTCCAATGGCGTTGTGACATATTCCATCCTGAGCCAGGTGCCAGAGAAGCCCCAGCCTGGGATGTTCACCAttgacagcagctctgggttgATCTCCGTGGCCAAGCTGGGACTGGTGGCAGAG GCGGTCCCTGAATACACACTGGAGATCCAGGCTGCCGACCAGGAGGGATACGGGCTGCGAGACACCGCCACTGTCCACATCACGGTGCAG GCTGACGGCATGTCTGAGGTGGGAAACGGCACCCTGACCACCCACGTGCTGAACACGGCCTCGGGGCTGCCGGCAGCCGGCCTTGCCGTCCGcctggcccagctgcaggagccggGGCAGCAGTGGACAGAGCTGGTGCAGAG GCGCACGGATGTGGACGGGCgctgccagcccctcctggaACCAGGACAGGCCAAGTCTGGCACCTACAAGCTGCACTTTGAGACAGCTGAGTAttggcagggacaggggcagacCAGTTTCTACCCCTTCGTGGAG GTTGTCTTCATCATCACTGACCCGGCACAGAAGCTCCATGTCCCGCTGCTGATCAGTCCCTACTCTTACACAACGTACCGGGGCAGTTAG